The Planococcus donghaensis genome contains a region encoding:
- a CDS encoding adenine phosphoribosyltransferase: MDLKQYITIVEDWPKPGIRFKDITSLMDNGTAYKYATDQIVEYAKTVNAEIIVGPEARGFIIGCPVAYALELGFAPVRKEGKLPREVIKAEYGLEYGTDILTMHKDAIKPGQRVLITDDLLATGGTIGATINLVEQLGGIVVGCAFLIELTYLDGRKNLGGYDVTTLMQY, from the coding sequence ATGGATTTAAAACAGTACATTACCATTGTTGAAGATTGGCCAAAACCAGGAATTCGTTTTAAAGACATCACGTCGTTGATGGATAACGGAACTGCCTATAAGTATGCAACAGATCAAATTGTTGAATACGCAAAAACAGTAAATGCTGAAATCATTGTAGGGCCTGAAGCACGCGGATTTATCATCGGCTGCCCAGTCGCTTATGCACTTGAACTTGGCTTTGCTCCTGTACGGAAAGAAGGCAAATTGCCACGTGAAGTGATCAAAGCCGAATACGGCCTTGAATACGGAACAGATATTTTAACGATGCATAAAGATGCTATCAAACCGGGTCAACGCGTATTGATCACGGATGACTTGCTTGCAACGGGTGGCACAATTGGGGCTACGATTAACTTAGTAGAACAGCTAGGCGGCATTGTCGTTGGCTGCGCATTTTTGATTGAATTGACTTACTTAGATGGACGCAAAAATTTAGGCGGCTATGACGTCACGACATTAATGCAATATTAA